Proteins encoded in a region of the Labeo rohita strain BAU-BD-2019 chromosome 22, IGBB_LRoh.1.0, whole genome shotgun sequence genome:
- the LOC127153350 gene encoding ephrin type-B receptor 3 isoform X5 encodes MTMDYLLFLCGFLLPLSSAVEETLMDTKWATTELAWTSHPETGWEEVSGYDDAMNPIRTYQVCNVRELNQNNWLRSDFIPRKDVLRVYVEMKFTVRDCNSIPNIPGSCKETFNLFYYESDSDSATATSPFWMENPYVKVDTIAPDESFSMLESGRVNTKIRSFGPLSKAGFYLAFQDLGACMSLISVRVFYKKCSTTIANFAIFPETATGAEATSLVIAPGTCVPNALEVSVPLKLYCNGDGEWMVPVGSCTCMAGFEPAVKDTQCQACSPGTFKSKQGEGFCSPCPPNSRTSSGAASICSCRTGYYRADNDSPDSGCTTVPSAPRSVISSVNETSLVLEWSEPRDQGGREDLLYNVICKKCLPERGTCTRCDDNVDISPRHLGLTERHVTVRNLQAHTQYSFEIQAVNGVSNKSPYAPQFASVNITTNQAAPSAVPTVHLMGASANTMSLSWLPPEKPNGIILDYEIKYHEKDQGEAIAHTMTAQRSSARIEGLKPGTPYVVQVRARTVAGYGRYSTPTDFSTNHQADADKTLQEQLPLIVGSLTAGLVFIIVVVVIAIVCLRKQRNGSESEYTEKLQQYITPGMKVYIDPFTYEDPNEAIREFAKEIDVSCVKIEEVIGAGEFGEVCRGRLKLPGRREIIVAIKTLKAGYTERQRRDFLSEASIMGQFDHPNIIRLEGVVTKSRPVMIVTEFMENGALDSFLRLNDGQFTVIQLVGMLRGIAAGMKYLSDMNYVHRDLAARNILVNSNLVCKVSDFGLSRFLEDDPTDPTYTSSLGGKIPIRWTAPEAIAYRKFTSASDVWSYGIVMWEVMSYGERPYWDMSNQDVINAVEQDYRLPPPMDCPTALHQLMLDCWVKERNLRPKFSQIVNTLDKLIRNAASLKVVTSTHSGDLLRIGVTLAGHQKKILGSIQDMRLQMNQTLPVQV; translated from the exons AAACACTGATGGACACCAAATGGGCCACCACTGAACTCGCATGGACCTCACATCCTGAAACTGGG tggGAGGAAGTTAGCGGTTACGACGATGCCATGAACCCCATCCGAACGTACCAAGTGTGCAATGTCCGTGAGCTGAACCAGAACAACTGGCTTCGCAGCGACTTCATCCCACGAAAGGATGTTCTCCGTGTTTATGTGGAGATGAAGTTCACTGTACGAGATTGCAACAGTATTCCCAACATTCCAGGATCATGTAAAGAGACGTTCAATCTATTCTACTACGAGTCCGACTCGGATTCAGCCACCGCCACCAGTCCTTTTTGGATGGAGAACCCTTATGTTAAGGTGGACACCATTGCTCCAGACGAGAGCTTCTCTATGTTGGAGTCTGGCCGGGTCAACACCAAGATTCGCAGCTTTGGTCCACTTTCCAAGGCTGGGTTCTATCTGGCTTTCCAGGATCTGGGCGCATGCATGTCTTTAATCTCCGTCCGAGTTTTCTACAAGAAGTGTTCCACGACTATTGccaattttgccatctttccagAGACCGCCACAGGTGCCGAAGCTACGTCACTAGTCATTGCTCCTGGCACTTGCGTGCCGAACGCTCTGGAGGTGTCTGTACCTCTTAAACTCTATTGCAATGGAGATGGAGAGTGGATGGTTCCAGTCGGTTCCTGCACTTGCATGGCTGGGTTCGAGCCTGCAGTTAAGGACACGCAGTGTCAAG CTTGCAGTCCAGGCACTTTCAAGTCTAAGCAGGGTGAAGGGTTCTGCTCCCCATGTCCGCCCAACAGTCGGACAAGTTCTGGAGCCGCCAGCATCTGTTCATGCAGGACCGGCTACTATCGGGCAGACAATGACTCGCCTGACTCAGGATGCACCA CCGTACCCTCAGCTCCACGCTCCGTCATCTCCAGTGTAAATGAGACGTCGCTTGTACTTGAGTGGAGCGAGCCACGTGACCAAGGTGGAAGGGAAGACCTTCTCTACAACGTCATCTGTAAGAAATGTCTGCCTGAGCGTGGTACCTGCACACGATGCGATGACAACGTGGATATCTCTCCCCGCCACCTTGGCCTTACCGAGAGACATGTGACGGTTAGAAACCTTCAGGCTCACACCCAGTACAGCTTTGAGATCCAGGCTGTAAATGGAGTCTCCAACAAGAGTCCCTACGCACCCCAGTTTGCCTCCGTTAACATCACCACCAACCAGGCTG CTCCATCTGCAGTTCCTACCGTCCACCTGATGGGGGCCTCAGCCAACACCATGAGTCTTTCCTGGCTCCCCCCTGAAAAACCAAATGGCATCATCTTGGATTACGAGATTAAATACCATGAGAAG GACCAGGGAGAAGCTATTGCCCACACCATGACAGCCCAGCGTAGCTCTGCACGCATTGAGGGTTTGAAGCCGGGCACACCGTATGTTGTGCAGGTTCGAGCCCGAACAGTGGCAGGGTATGGCCGTTATAGCACCCCTACTGACTTCAGCACCAACCACCAGG CTGATGCAGACAAGACCTTACAGGAGCAGTTACCCCTCATTGTTGGTTCTCTGACAGCAGGGCTGGTCTTCATCATTGTTGTTGTGGTTATTGCCATTGTCTGCCTAAG GAAGCAACGCAATGGCTCAGAATCAGAGTACACAGAAAAACTGCAACAATACA TCACTCCGGGGATGAAGGTCTACATTGACCCATTCACCTACGAGGACCCGAATGAGGCCATCCGCGAGTTTGCCAAAGAGATTGACGTTTCCTGTGTGAAAATCGAGGAAGTCATTGGCGCAG GAGAGTTTGGAGAAGTGTGCCGTGGCCGTCTGAAACTCCCTGGACGGCGTGAAATCATTGTGGCTATCAAGACTCTGAAGGCAGGCTACACTGAGCGCCAAAGAAGAGACTTCCTGAGCGAGGCCAGCATCATGGGCCAGTTCGACCATCCTAATATTATCCGCCTGGAAGGGGTGGTGACGAAGAGTCGGCCAGTCATGATTGTCACCGAGTTCATGGAGAACGGAGCGCTGGATTCCTTTCTTCGG CTAAATGATGGACAGTTCACAGTCATCCAGCTCGTCGGTATGTTGAGAGGCATTGCAGCTGGCATGAAATATCTGTCCGACATGAACTACGTGCACCGTGATTTGGCTGCTCGTAACATTCTGGTCAACAGCAACCTGGTGTGTAAGGTGTCCGATTTTGGCCTTTCTCGTTTCTTGGAGGATGATCCCACTGACCCTACCTACACCAGCTCATTG GGAGGAAAGATCCCTATTCGCTGGACAGCACCAGAGGCTATTGCGTATAGGAAGTTCACCTCAGCCAGTGATGTCTGGAGCTATGGCATTGTGATGTGGGAGGTGATGTCGTATGGCGAGCGCCCATACTGGGACATGAGCAACCAAGAT GTGATCAACGCAGTTGAGCAGGACTACCGACTGCCCCCACCTATGGACTGCCCTACTGCCTTGCATCAACTCATGCTAGACTGCTGGgtgaaagaaagaaacttgAGACCCAAGTTCTCCCAGATCGTCAATACCTTGGACAAACTTATTCGCAATGCCGCCAGCCTTAAAGTGGTCACCAGCACACATTCTGG